Proteins encoded by one window of Cylindrospermum stagnale PCC 7417:
- a CDS encoding DUF1565 domain-containing protein, producing MLPLKFFYYRRAKLIFRELATALSFSIGLGVISLSLLGTNFSRAFAQIPTASGQTLQGEKTISQVNILFVNPSVGDDKAGNGGEATPWKTITQALQVAGPNSVIMLSSGTYSAETGEVFPLMLKQGVSIQGDTGNKGRGITIAGGGEYLSRSFGGQNVTIVGANEAGLSGVTVTNTNPRGYGLWIESSNPIIQENTFTENTQDGISVTGNAAPTISKNYFYRNGANGLTVTGRSVPQVRENVFQQTGFGINIAQNANPVVVGNQIQSNRSGVIVQANARPTLRHNLIQDSKEDGLVVIAQAMPDLGSTSEPGGNEFQNNARYDINASAAKQLISAPGNNLANNRIAGKVDIQGLTASIAENSPTELLPNGRLQELPTNGEIVFSAPTIPEIPTQQTAPLPSARITPTKPVARNNSRPLKNQLPQLPADIRVSDTDQQEYNNTVAESPISSNLPTLQSGMPQLNYVQIDTNVIEFNAPLAPQPRVRNQGRSAPAPKSFATGAYGGDSSVNARYRVVVQVTTDKDMALVRSLAPGAFSTVRQGRKVMQAGVFSSQSNARGMLKKFNSKGLRAVVERLN from the coding sequence ATGCTCCCTCTTAAGTTTTTTTACTACCGTAGGGCCAAGCTGATTTTCCGAGAACTAGCTACAGCATTGAGTTTTAGCATCGGTCTGGGAGTTATCAGTCTGTCACTCTTGGGCACCAATTTCAGCCGTGCCTTTGCTCAAATCCCTACAGCATCAGGACAAACGCTTCAGGGTGAAAAAACAATTTCTCAGGTTAACATCCTGTTTGTCAACCCAAGTGTTGGAGATGACAAAGCAGGTAATGGTGGTGAAGCGACTCCTTGGAAAACCATTACCCAAGCCTTGCAAGTAGCCGGGCCAAATTCTGTAATTATGCTTTCTTCAGGGACATACAGCGCCGAAACAGGTGAGGTATTCCCCTTAATGCTCAAACAGGGTGTTTCTATTCAAGGAGACACAGGCAACAAAGGCAGGGGGATCACCATCGCTGGTGGTGGTGAATACCTCAGTCGTAGTTTTGGTGGTCAAAATGTCACCATTGTTGGTGCCAATGAAGCGGGGTTGAGTGGGGTGACAGTCACCAACACCAACCCCCGTGGTTACGGTTTATGGATTGAGTCCAGCAACCCCATAATTCAGGAAAATACATTTACTGAAAATACTCAGGATGGCATTTCCGTTACTGGTAACGCTGCTCCTACTATTAGCAAAAATTATTTTTATCGCAATGGTGCCAATGGGTTGACAGTTACAGGTCGATCTGTGCCCCAAGTGCGGGAAAATGTCTTTCAACAAACGGGCTTTGGCATCAATATTGCCCAAAATGCTAATCCTGTAGTGGTAGGCAATCAAATTCAGTCCAACAGATCGGGTGTGATAGTTCAAGCCAATGCCCGCCCAACTTTACGGCATAATTTAATTCAAGACAGTAAAGAAGATGGTTTGGTAGTCATAGCCCAAGCAATGCCAGATTTGGGTAGCACCTCGGAACCAGGGGGTAATGAATTTCAGAATAATGCCCGCTATGACATTAATGCCAGTGCTGCCAAACAGCTAATTTCTGCTCCTGGCAACAACCTGGCGAATAATCGCATTGCTGGTAAGGTTGATATTCAAGGGCTAACAGCTTCCATAGCCGAAAATTCGCCAACTGAACTTTTGCCTAACGGTAGGTTACAGGAATTACCAACTAACGGAGAAATCGTTTTCTCTGCTCCCACAATTCCTGAAATTCCTACTCAGCAGACTGCACCTTTGCCTAGCGCTAGAATTACACCGACTAAACCTGTTGCTAGGAATAATTCTCGACCATTAAAAAACCAGTTGCCACAGTTGCCAGCCGATATCCGAGTTTCTGACACTGACCAACAGGAATATAATAATACTGTGGCTGAATCTCCGATTTCGAGCAACTTACCAACATTGCAGTCGGGGATGCCGCAATTGAATTATGTCCAAATTGATACTAACGTGATCGAGTTTAACGCACCCCTAGCACCACAACCCAGAGTAAGGAATCAAGGGCGATCAGCGCCAGCACCTAAAAGTTTTGCAACTGGGGCTTATGGTGGAGATTCTTCGGTGAATGCCCGTTATCGTGTGGTGGTGCAAGTTACAACTGATAAAGATATGGCATTAGTGCGATCGCTAGCTCCCGGTGCTTTTTCTACAGTCAGACAAGGCCGCAAAGTCATGC
- a CDS encoding thiamine phosphate synthase: MKQAGCYDEKTNGVVVMVEAHSQEKQIQQVVYRILDANLDRAREGLRIIEEWCRFGLNNAQLAGECKDLRQEVGKWHTPELRAARDTLGDPGTGLSHPQEELRASITSLLQANFCRVQEALRVLEEYGKLYHPNMGAAFKQMRYRVYALESNLMGYQRHQLLWRSRLYLVTSPTDSLCQTVEAALKGGLTLLQYREKTADDVLRLERATKLRQLCHTYGALFIVNDRVDLALAVDADGVHLGQQDLPIAVARQLLGTQRLIGRSTTNPEEMQAAIAEGADYIGVGPVYETPTKVGKAAAGLEYVRYAAKNCAIPWFAIGGIDANNINDLIDAGAERVAVVRSLMQAEQPTLVTQYFLSQIQRVKLKPE; this comes from the coding sequence ATGAAACAAGCTGGCTGTTACGATGAAAAAACTAATGGGGTTGTTGTAATGGTCGAAGCCCACAGCCAAGAAAAACAGATACAGCAAGTGGTTTATCGCATTTTAGATGCCAATTTAGATCGCGCCCGTGAAGGCTTGCGAATTATCGAGGAATGGTGCCGTTTTGGATTGAATAACGCCCAGTTGGCTGGGGAATGTAAGGATTTGCGCCAAGAGGTAGGTAAGTGGCATACCCCTGAACTAAGGGCAGCGAGAGATACACTCGGTGATCCTGGTACTGGTTTATCCCATCCCCAGGAAGAACTCCGCGCTAGCATTACCTCGTTGTTACAAGCTAACTTTTGCCGTGTCCAAGAAGCACTGCGGGTGCTGGAAGAATATGGCAAGCTTTACCACCCGAATATGGGGGCAGCTTTTAAGCAGATGCGCTATCGGGTTTACGCCCTAGAAAGTAATTTAATGGGTTATCAGCGGCACCAACTGCTGTGGCGATCGCGTTTATATCTTGTAACTTCCCCCACAGATAGTTTGTGCCAAACAGTGGAAGCGGCTCTCAAAGGCGGTTTAACGCTCCTACAGTATCGCGAAAAAACTGCCGATGATGTTTTGCGTCTGGAACGAGCTACGAAACTGCGGCAGCTATGCCACACCTATGGTGCTTTATTTATTGTCAATGACCGGGTAGATTTGGCTTTAGCGGTAGATGCCGATGGGGTGCATTTGGGGCAGCAGGATCTGCCGATTGCGGTGGCCCGGCAATTACTCGGAACCCAGCGGTTGATAGGACGCTCTACCACAAATCCCGAAGAAATGCAAGCGGCAATTGCCGAAGGCGCAGATTATATTGGCGTGGGCCCAGTTTATGAAACACCTACGAAAGTAGGTAAGGCAGCAGCAGGCTTAGAATATGTGAGATATGCCGCCAAAAACTGTGCTATTCCCTGGTTTGCGATTGGGGGAATCGATGCGAATAATATCAATGATCTGATTGATGCGGGAGCAGAACGGGTGGCGGTGGTGCGATCGCTAATGCAAGCGGAACAACCTACTTTAGTCACGCAATATTTCCTTTCCCAAATCCAGCGCGTGAAACTCAAACCGGAATAA
- the thiS gene encoding sulfur carrier protein ThiS has protein sequence MSIQIALQVNGETRNCLSQTPLPDLLQELGFNPRLVAVEYNGEILHRQFWQQTQVQPGDRLEVVTIVGGG, from the coding sequence ATGTCTATTCAAATTGCACTTCAGGTAAATGGGGAAACTCGCAATTGTTTATCCCAAACGCCATTACCCGACTTACTCCAAGAGTTGGGTTTTAATCCCCGCTTGGTGGCGGTGGAGTATAATGGCGAAATCTTACACCGTCAATTTTGGCAGCAAACTCAAGTGCAGCCAGGCGATCGCTTAGAAGTAGTCACCATCGTTGGTGGTGGTTAA
- a CDS encoding glycosyltransferase family 4 protein has protein sequence MEHISQLGTQIRDKTAYPDILVISRSFRPQDAVIGEYVYNRCLQDPDRVIVLAAGCLGDKVFDQAQQFPVYRWPHSSFWPSGFLGNIFKSLLNIVWSILLACKLYFRYHYRYIEWCHGYDFPALLLLSYILPIRFFIYLHGNDIVCASRNPLWRSLFKLTLKRAEGIVCNSSHTRDYLRSAFRVDSPTHVINPVVRPERFGTATSPSHLDDLRMRLRQAYNIPETAIVILSVGRLVKHKSFDRVIDNLPLLLTLGLDVHYIICGQGPSEFQLKSLSQRLRVDKRVHFAGYVPERELAGYYAACDIFAMLTLLNQKTQILEGFGMVYSEASYFGKPVIASRLGSVLDAVHHEENGLLVNPNSGYEVFQAFKRLCQDKPLRERLGRQGQELAKRKNLHRWLYKPESRYSCLLN, from the coding sequence ATGGAACATATTTCACAGCTAGGGACACAGATCAGGGACAAAACTGCCTACCCAGACATCTTAGTTATATCTCGGAGCTTCCGACCGCAAGATGCTGTGATTGGAGAATATGTCTATAATCGTTGTTTGCAAGACCCAGACAGGGTGATTGTGCTGGCTGCTGGTTGCTTAGGAGATAAAGTATTTGATCAGGCGCAGCAGTTTCCGGTTTATCGCTGGCCCCACTCTAGCTTCTGGCCTAGTGGTTTTCTGGGAAATATCTTCAAGTCTCTGTTGAATATCGTCTGGTCAATACTGCTAGCCTGTAAACTCTATTTTCGCTATCATTACCGCTATATTGAGTGGTGTCATGGCTATGACTTTCCGGCACTATTGCTACTCAGCTATATCTTACCTATTCGCTTTTTTATCTACCTGCACGGTAACGATATTGTTTGTGCTTCACGCAACCCCTTATGGCGATCGCTATTTAAATTAACACTGAAACGGGCCGAAGGCATTGTTTGTAACAGTTCCCATACAAGAGATTACCTGAGATCCGCTTTTCGGGTTGATTCCCCTACCCACGTAATTAACCCAGTCGTTAGACCTGAAAGATTTGGGACTGCGACTAGTCCCAGTCATCTTGATGATTTAAGAATGCGGTTGCGTCAGGCGTACAATATTCCCGAAACAGCGATCGTTATTCTCTCTGTCGGACGACTGGTGAAGCATAAAAGCTTTGATCGCGTGATTGACAACTTACCACTATTGTTAACTCTTGGGCTAGATGTCCACTATATAATCTGCGGTCAAGGACCTAGTGAATTCCAATTGAAATCATTATCTCAGCGCTTGCGAGTAGACAAGCGGGTACATTTTGCTGGCTATGTACCCGAACGAGAATTAGCCGGCTACTATGCAGCCTGTGATATATTTGCCATGCTGACTTTGTTGAATCAAAAAACTCAAATTCTCGAAGGTTTTGGCATGGTTTACTCAGAAGCCAGCTACTTTGGTAAGCCTGTAATTGCTTCTCGCTTGGGTAGTGTTCTTGATGCAGTCCATCACGAAGAAAATGGCCTCTTGGTGAACCCCAATTCTGGCTATGAAGTTTTTCAGGCTTTCAAACGTTTGTGTCAGGATAAGCCGCTACGGGAAAGACTCGGACGCCAAGGCCAAGAGTTAGCCAAACGGAAGAATTTGCACCGCTGGCTGTACAAACCTGAATCTCGCTATTCGTGTTTATTAAATTAA